In Ostrea edulis chromosome 4, xbOstEdul1.1, whole genome shotgun sequence, a single window of DNA contains:
- the LOC125670917 gene encoding multiple epidermal growth factor-like domains protein 10 isoform X3, producing MVIFIYTFILCYVRILCILAQTCRNCGGDGSCNERSECNNGCTPGFFSLTCTLTCGQCAGSGRCDKTSGFCDERGCLAGFFGPLCTQACPIACGGDGSCDFTTANCLQGCSSGFSGSRCEIVCPMANCKEPCNMLNDGPCTSGCLNGFYGRTCDMRCNCEDGGACDQGTGGCVVSTFLTTPCMTGTGNRCESSQTATHSSPSVHTMMGKENVPINTGLLVGLSLSLAVLLILSVLILTLLYRYNKGKQKNQHVYEGPIIQQPQGVYNSLEPIPENEYIEISCDFTEGRKDDGYSTVDQIQRRMSGDQGLARQ from the exons ATGGTTATTTTCATATACACCTTTATTTTATGTTATGTGAGGATTTTATGCATATTGg CCCAAACATGCAGAAATTGTGGTGGAGATGGGTCATGTAATGAAAGATCGGAGTGTAACAATGGATGCACTCCAGGATTCTTTTCGTTAACATGTACACTGACATGTGGCCAATGCGCCGGAAGTGGACGCTGCGACAAAACTTCCGGATTTTGTGACGAGAGGGGTTGTTTAGCCGGTTTTTTCGGGCCACTGTGCACACAAGCATGTCCTATCGCCTGTGGAGGTGATGGAAGTTGTGATTTTACGACAGCCAACTGTCTTCAAGGATGCAGCTCGGGCTTTTCTGGTTCAAGATGTGAAATTGTATGCCCCATGGCTAATTGTAAGGAACCGTGCAATATGCTTAATGATGGTCCATGTACATCCGGATGTCTTAACGGTTTTTACGGAAGAACCTGTGATATGAGGTGTAATTGTGAAGATGGCGGTGCTTGTGATCAGGGAACAGGGGGCTGTGTGGTTTCTACATTCCTGACAACACCTTGCATGACGGGAACTGGAAACAGGTGTG aaAGTTcacaaaccgccacccattccTCGCCATCTGTTCATACCATGATGGGAAAGGAAAATGTTCCAATCAACACCGGACTGCTTGTTGGCTTGTCCCTGTCGCTCGCCGTGTTGCTGATACTGTCAGTGTTAATTCTAACACTTTTATACCGATACAACAAAGG aaaacagaaaaatcaaCATGTTTACGAAGGACCTATTATTCAACAACCGCAAG GAGTTTATAACAGTCTAGAGCCAATACCAGAAAATGAATACATCGAAATTAGCTGTGACTTTACAGAGGG aaGGAAAGACGATGGATACTCAACAGTTGATCAAATTCAAAGACGCATGTCCGGGGATCAGGGACTGGCCAGGCAGTGA
- the LOC125670917 gene encoding multiple epidermal growth factor-like domains protein 10 isoform X2, producing MVIFIYTFILCYVRILCILAQTCRNCGGDGSCNERSECNNGCTPGFFSLTCTLTCGQCAGSGRCDKTSGFCDERGCLAGFFGPLCTQACPIACGGDGSCDFTTANCLQGCSSGFSGSRCEIVCPMANCKEPCNMLNDGPCTSGCLNGFYGRTCDMRCNCEDGGACDQGTGGCVVSTFLTTPCMTGTGNRCESSQTATHSSPSVHTMMGKENVPINTGLLVGLSLSLAVLLILSVLILTLLYRYNKGYRKQKNQHVYEGPIIQQPQGVYNSLEPIPENEYIEISCDFTEGKDDGYSTVDQIQRRMSGDQGLARQ from the exons ATGGTTATTTTCATATACACCTTTATTTTATGTTATGTGAGGATTTTATGCATATTGg CCCAAACATGCAGAAATTGTGGTGGAGATGGGTCATGTAATGAAAGATCGGAGTGTAACAATGGATGCACTCCAGGATTCTTTTCGTTAACATGTACACTGACATGTGGCCAATGCGCCGGAAGTGGACGCTGCGACAAAACTTCCGGATTTTGTGACGAGAGGGGTTGTTTAGCCGGTTTTTTCGGGCCACTGTGCACACAAGCATGTCCTATCGCCTGTGGAGGTGATGGAAGTTGTGATTTTACGACAGCCAACTGTCTTCAAGGATGCAGCTCGGGCTTTTCTGGTTCAAGATGTGAAATTGTATGCCCCATGGCTAATTGTAAGGAACCGTGCAATATGCTTAATGATGGTCCATGTACATCCGGATGTCTTAACGGTTTTTACGGAAGAACCTGTGATATGAGGTGTAATTGTGAAGATGGCGGTGCTTGTGATCAGGGAACAGGGGGCTGTGTGGTTTCTACATTCCTGACAACACCTTGCATGACGGGAACTGGAAACAGGTGTG aaAGTTcacaaaccgccacccattccTCGCCATCTGTTCATACCATGATGGGAAAGGAAAATGTTCCAATCAACACCGGACTGCTTGTTGGCTTGTCCCTGTCGCTCGCCGTGTTGCTGATACTGTCAGTGTTAATTCTAACACTTTTATACCGATACAACAAAGGGTA CagaaaacagaaaaatcaaCATGTTTACGAAGGACCTATTATTCAACAACCGCAAG GAGTTTATAACAGTCTAGAGCCAATACCAGAAAATGAATACATCGAAATTAGCTGTGACTTTACAGAGGG GAAAGACGATGGATACTCAACAGTTGATCAAATTCAAAGACGCATGTCCGGGGATCAGGGACTGGCCAGGCAGTGA
- the LOC125670917 gene encoding multiple epidermal growth factor-like domains protein 6 isoform X4 yields MVIFIYTFILCYVRILCILAQTCRNCGGDGSCNERSECNNGCTPGFFSLTCTLTCGQCAGSGRCDKTSGFCDERGCLAGFFGPLCTQACPIACGGDGSCDFTTANCLQGCSSGFSGSRCEIVCPMANCKEPCNMLNDGPCTSGCLNGFYGRTCDMRCNCEDGGACDQGTGGCVVSTFLTTPCMTGTGNRCESSQTATHSSPSVHTMMGKENVPINTGLLVGLSLSLAVLLILSVLILTLLYRYNKGYRKQKNQHVYEGPIIQQPQGSHRIVYTYVYTDCTSGKKKLFIL; encoded by the exons ATGGTTATTTTCATATACACCTTTATTTTATGTTATGTGAGGATTTTATGCATATTGg CCCAAACATGCAGAAATTGTGGTGGAGATGGGTCATGTAATGAAAGATCGGAGTGTAACAATGGATGCACTCCAGGATTCTTTTCGTTAACATGTACACTGACATGTGGCCAATGCGCCGGAAGTGGACGCTGCGACAAAACTTCCGGATTTTGTGACGAGAGGGGTTGTTTAGCCGGTTTTTTCGGGCCACTGTGCACACAAGCATGTCCTATCGCCTGTGGAGGTGATGGAAGTTGTGATTTTACGACAGCCAACTGTCTTCAAGGATGCAGCTCGGGCTTTTCTGGTTCAAGATGTGAAATTGTATGCCCCATGGCTAATTGTAAGGAACCGTGCAATATGCTTAATGATGGTCCATGTACATCCGGATGTCTTAACGGTTTTTACGGAAGAACCTGTGATATGAGGTGTAATTGTGAAGATGGCGGTGCTTGTGATCAGGGAACAGGGGGCTGTGTGGTTTCTACATTCCTGACAACACCTTGCATGACGGGAACTGGAAACAGGTGTG aaAGTTcacaaaccgccacccattccTCGCCATCTGTTCATACCATGATGGGAAAGGAAAATGTTCCAATCAACACCGGACTGCTTGTTGGCTTGTCCCTGTCGCTCGCCGTGTTGCTGATACTGTCAGTGTTAATTCTAACACTTTTATACCGATACAACAAAGGGTA CagaaaacagaaaaatcaaCATGTTTACGAAGGACCTATTATTCAACAACCGCAAG GAAGTCATAgaattgtatatacatatgtatacacagACTGTAccagcggaaaaaagaaactgtttattttataa
- the LOC125670917 gene encoding multiple epidermal growth factor-like domains protein 10 isoform X1: MVIFIYTFILCYVRILCILAQTCRNCGGDGSCNERSECNNGCTPGFFSLTCTLTCGQCAGSGRCDKTSGFCDERGCLAGFFGPLCTQACPIACGGDGSCDFTTANCLQGCSSGFSGSRCEIVCPMANCKEPCNMLNDGPCTSGCLNGFYGRTCDMRCNCEDGGACDQGTGGCVVSTFLTTPCMTGTGNRCESSQTATHSSPSVHTMMGKENVPINTGLLVGLSLSLAVLLILSVLILTLLYRYNKGYRKQKNQHVYEGPIIQQPQGVYNSLEPIPENEYIEISCDFTEGRKDDGYSTVDQIQRRMSGDQGLARQ, encoded by the exons ATGGTTATTTTCATATACACCTTTATTTTATGTTATGTGAGGATTTTATGCATATTGg CCCAAACATGCAGAAATTGTGGTGGAGATGGGTCATGTAATGAAAGATCGGAGTGTAACAATGGATGCACTCCAGGATTCTTTTCGTTAACATGTACACTGACATGTGGCCAATGCGCCGGAAGTGGACGCTGCGACAAAACTTCCGGATTTTGTGACGAGAGGGGTTGTTTAGCCGGTTTTTTCGGGCCACTGTGCACACAAGCATGTCCTATCGCCTGTGGAGGTGATGGAAGTTGTGATTTTACGACAGCCAACTGTCTTCAAGGATGCAGCTCGGGCTTTTCTGGTTCAAGATGTGAAATTGTATGCCCCATGGCTAATTGTAAGGAACCGTGCAATATGCTTAATGATGGTCCATGTACATCCGGATGTCTTAACGGTTTTTACGGAAGAACCTGTGATATGAGGTGTAATTGTGAAGATGGCGGTGCTTGTGATCAGGGAACAGGGGGCTGTGTGGTTTCTACATTCCTGACAACACCTTGCATGACGGGAACTGGAAACAGGTGTG aaAGTTcacaaaccgccacccattccTCGCCATCTGTTCATACCATGATGGGAAAGGAAAATGTTCCAATCAACACCGGACTGCTTGTTGGCTTGTCCCTGTCGCTCGCCGTGTTGCTGATACTGTCAGTGTTAATTCTAACACTTTTATACCGATACAACAAAGGGTA CagaaaacagaaaaatcaaCATGTTTACGAAGGACCTATTATTCAACAACCGCAAG GAGTTTATAACAGTCTAGAGCCAATACCAGAAAATGAATACATCGAAATTAGCTGTGACTTTACAGAGGG aaGGAAAGACGATGGATACTCAACAGTTGATCAAATTCAAAGACGCATGTCCGGGGATCAGGGACTGGCCAGGCAGTGA